A section of the Solitalea canadensis DSM 3403 genome encodes:
- a CDS encoding nucleoid-associated protein → MIDFTSVKLNIATHYVGNKLRDEGIRISSGEVFITEDDTQKYLLKYFFSPFQGNEIFNFTNPTELSLNAVYTLIRRIFSNPDKFYENSVELAKHLYESSTHPKVNGGEFNICLLENTILDGVEALAIGLFKTEVKDIFLKFDPTKDNYSIKHDNGVNIGRLDKGCIVFDIDAENGYKVCIVDSNKANDTQYWKNDYLSIRPSSDDYHFTKNFLSITKDFVTKQLSEEFEVSKADQIDLLNRSVEYFKSHDKFEKESFEAEVFDNPEIIQSFRNFDEQYRESKNVDISDNFQISSQAVKKQSRVFKSVLKLDKNFDIHIHGNKDLIEKGVERDGRKYYKIYYDEEK, encoded by the coding sequence ATGATAGATTTTACTAGTGTCAAATTAAACATAGCAACTCATTATGTTGGTAACAAGCTTAGGGATGAAGGAATAAGAATTTCCAGTGGAGAAGTATTTATAACTGAAGATGATACTCAAAAATACCTACTTAAATATTTCTTTTCACCTTTTCAAGGTAATGAAATATTTAATTTTACCAATCCAACAGAGTTATCTTTAAATGCAGTGTACACGCTAATTAGAAGAATATTTTCAAATCCCGACAAATTTTATGAAAATAGCGTTGAGCTTGCAAAACACCTGTACGAAAGTTCAACACACCCAAAGGTAAATGGAGGTGAATTTAACATATGTTTATTAGAGAATACTATATTAGATGGTGTTGAGGCTCTTGCAATAGGATTATTTAAGACGGAAGTTAAGGATATCTTTCTAAAATTCGACCCAACGAAAGATAATTACAGTATCAAGCATGATAATGGTGTAAATATTGGAAGACTTGATAAGGGGTGTATCGTATTTGATATTGATGCCGAAAATGGTTATAAGGTTTGTATTGTTGATTCTAACAAAGCCAATGATACTCAATATTGGAAAAATGATTATCTAAGCATTAGACCGAGTTCGGATGATTATCACTTTACAAAGAACTTTCTATCCATTACAAAAGACTTTGTTACAAAGCAGCTTTCTGAGGAATTTGAAGTGAGTAAAGCAGATCAAATTGATTTGCTCAATCGCTCAGTGGAATATTTCAAATCTCATGATAAGTTTGAGAAGGAATCATTTGAAGCCGAAGTCTTCGATAATCCAGAAATTATACAATCATTTAGAAATTTTGATGAACAATATAGGGAAAGTAAAAACGTTGATATCTCTGATAATTTTCAAATCTCTTCCCAAGCTGTAAAAAAACAATCAAGAGTGTTCAAAAGTGTCCTCAAACTTGACAAGAACTTTGACATTCACATACATGGCA
- the mobC gene encoding conjugal transfer protein MobC, whose translation MQTGENEQALRKILDMTRLISITILMLHFYYCCYAAFHEWKPCSSFTDLLLSNVAETGLFDSFHKAKLISLGFLAISLLGEKGRKDEKLSIKTAFTYLLSGLSIYFLSYLFLSLKLTEIHLSILYIGLTSIGYLLMLTGGTLLSRIIRNKLNNDIFNTQNETFPQEERLLENEYSINLPAQYNLKGRLRKSWINIINPFRSLLVLGTPGSGKTYFIIRHVITQHIKKGFSMFVYDFKYDDLSLIVYNTFLKYKHLYKVTPEFYLINFDDLSRSHRCNPIDPSTMLDITDAAESARTILMGLNREWIRRQGDFFVESPINFLTAIIWFLRKYRDGEFCTLPHVIELIQVDYDSLFSILRTEKEIEVLINPFITAYLNDAMEQLEGQIASAKIAMARLSSPSLYYVLSGNDFTLDINDPVKPKLVCMGNNPQKIQTYGAVLSLYVNRLIKLVNQKGKLKSSLIFDEFPTIYLNNMDSLIATARSNKVATCISIQDLSQLRKDYGKEQADVLMNIVGNVISGQVTGDTAKQLSERIGKIMQDRESLSINRSDTSISRSKQLELAVPPSKISTLSSGDFVGVVADDSDCKIGLKAFHAEILNDHTTLKKENEQYKEIPVIRKLDDSVVQRNYLQIKQDIQELIHVEMERLLNDPRLTYLIVTK comes from the coding sequence ATGCAGACAGGAGAAAACGAACAGGCGCTGAGGAAGATTCTGGATATGACAAGACTGATCAGCATTACTATTTTAATGCTTCATTTTTATTATTGTTGTTATGCTGCCTTTCATGAATGGAAGCCATGCAGTTCCTTTACAGACCTATTGTTAAGTAATGTTGCAGAAACTGGATTGTTCGATTCCTTTCATAAAGCAAAACTGATTTCATTGGGCTTTCTTGCTATTTCCTTATTAGGAGAAAAAGGTCGAAAAGATGAAAAGTTAAGCATTAAAACAGCTTTTACCTACCTCCTATCTGGGCTTTCGATTTACTTTTTATCTTACCTATTCTTATCATTAAAACTAACAGAAATACATCTTTCTATTCTCTACATAGGACTAACCAGCATTGGTTATTTACTCATGCTTACAGGAGGAACCTTGCTTTCTCGTATCATAAGAAACAAACTTAATAATGATATTTTCAACACTCAAAATGAAACATTTCCACAGGAAGAACGACTGCTCGAAAATGAATATTCCATTAATCTTCCTGCTCAATATAACCTTAAAGGAAGGCTTAGAAAGAGTTGGATCAATATCATTAATCCTTTCCGATCGCTATTGGTTTTAGGAACTCCCGGATCTGGAAAAACCTATTTTATCATCCGTCATGTGATTACTCAACACATCAAAAAAGGGTTTTCCATGTTTGTTTATGATTTCAAATATGACGACCTGTCCCTGATTGTTTACAATACTTTTTTGAAATATAAACACCTCTATAAAGTGACTCCGGAGTTCTACCTGATTAACTTTGATGATCTATCCAGAAGCCATCGGTGCAATCCAATTGATCCTTCAACCATGCTGGATATTACTGATGCTGCTGAGTCTGCCCGTACTATTTTAATGGGTCTCAACCGAGAATGGATTCGCAGGCAGGGAGACTTTTTTGTGGAATCGCCGATTAACTTTTTGACGGCAATTATCTGGTTTCTGCGCAAATACCGGGATGGAGAATTCTGTACTTTGCCTCACGTGATAGAGTTAATACAGGTAGATTATGACAGTTTATTTTCGATTCTGCGAACCGAAAAAGAGATCGAAGTACTCATTAATCCATTCATTACGGCCTACTTAAATGACGCGATGGAACAACTTGAAGGACAAATTGCATCAGCTAAAATAGCTATGGCAAGACTATCCTCTCCTTCACTTTACTATGTACTTTCCGGTAATGATTTCACGCTGGATATCAATGACCCTGTAAAACCAAAACTGGTTTGCATGGGCAATAACCCACAGAAAATTCAGACTTATGGGGCTGTGTTATCGCTCTACGTAAATCGCTTAATTAAACTGGTCAATCAAAAAGGGAAACTTAAAAGCAGCCTCATCTTTGATGAGTTCCCAACGATCTACCTGAATAATATGGATAGTTTAATTGCTACAGCAAGAAGCAATAAAGTGGCAACCTGCATAAGCATTCAGGACCTGAGTCAGTTACGTAAAGACTATGGAAAAGAACAAGCAGACGTGCTAATGAATATAGTTGGTAACGTTATTTCAGGACAGGTTACAGGCGATACAGCAAAGCAACTTTCAGAGCGTATTGGAAAGATTATGCAGGACCGTGAGAGTCTATCCATTAACCGATCCGATACTTCGATTAGTCGTTCTAAACAGTTAGAATTAGCGGTTCCTCCTTCTAAAATATCCACTCTTTCTTCGGGAGATTTTGTTGGGGTGGTGGCTGATGATTCGGATTGTAAAATTGGTTTGAAGGCTTTTCATGCAGAAATTTTAAATGATCATACGACTCTCAAAAAAGAAAATGAACAGTATAAAGAAATTCCGGTTATCCGAAAGCTGGATGATAGTGTGGTGCAACGAAATTATTTACAAATTAAGCAGGATATACAGGAGCTGATTCATGTTGAAATGGAACGACTACTAAATGATCCAAGGCTTACATATTTAATAGTTACCAAGTAA
- a CDS encoding relaxase/mobilization nuclease domain-containing protein, with product MVAIIKTGNSIRRAFYYNEQKLNSGVEECIMAANYPIDVDVLTEEQRLNCLLNQAALNENVKRNSVHISLNFAPGEQLSKVRLCEIASAYMEKIGFANQPYLVYEHHDAGHPHIHIVSIKVRANGSRIDTQNIGRNQSEKARKEIEEQFHLVRAEEHKRQLFKLKPVNVQKAVYGKSETKHAITNVLDAVLLRYKYTSIAELNAVLNQYNIAADRGTENSRIYLNNGLVYRLLEEQGNKVGVPIKASDIYNKPTLSFLENRFLLNEIERKRYASRVKNSIDLAFLKHAELPLKGLIQILQNEGIHTALRQNKEGMIYGITFVDHQTKCVFNGSDLGKNYSTARIIERCSLQQNFSKNQTISTSDNSLLSLKKDSSIQPEFNHIDHQRQPFMNIDESKLLDILLLPTSSTDYLPHALKGNKKKRRKRLRANL from the coding sequence ATGGTTGCAATCATAAAGACTGGTAACTCAATCCGAAGGGCATTTTACTACAACGAACAGAAATTAAATTCGGGTGTAGAGGAGTGCATAATGGCGGCCAATTATCCGATTGATGTTGATGTTTTGACCGAAGAGCAGCGGCTAAATTGCCTCCTCAATCAAGCCGCTTTAAACGAAAATGTGAAAAGAAATAGCGTTCATATTTCACTCAATTTTGCTCCGGGTGAACAGCTTTCAAAGGTTCGGCTTTGTGAAATCGCATCGGCTTATATGGAGAAAATAGGCTTTGCAAACCAACCTTATTTAGTCTACGAGCATCATGATGCTGGCCATCCTCATATCCATATAGTATCAATTAAAGTGCGTGCGAATGGTTCAAGGATTGATACACAAAACATCGGTCGTAACCAGTCTGAAAAAGCCCGGAAAGAAATTGAGGAGCAGTTTCATTTGGTAAGAGCTGAAGAGCATAAGCGACAACTTTTCAAGCTTAAACCGGTGAATGTTCAAAAGGCTGTTTATGGTAAATCAGAAACCAAACATGCCATCACGAATGTACTTGATGCGGTACTGCTTCGATATAAATACACTTCAATTGCAGAGCTGAATGCGGTGTTAAATCAGTACAATATAGCGGCAGATAGAGGCACTGAAAACTCTCGAATTTATCTGAATAATGGCCTTGTTTATCGGTTGTTGGAGGAACAAGGAAATAAAGTCGGCGTACCAATTAAAGCCAGTGATATCTATAACAAGCCAACTCTTTCGTTCCTTGAAAATAGGTTTTTATTAAATGAAATTGAAAGGAAGAGGTATGCTTCTAGAGTAAAGAACAGTATTGATTTAGCCTTTCTAAAACATGCTGAACTTCCATTAAAGGGCTTAATTCAGATACTTCAAAATGAAGGTATTCATACTGCTCTCAGACAAAATAAGGAAGGCATGATTTATGGGATCACCTTTGTTGACCATCAAACTAAATGTGTTTTTAATGGTAGTGATCTGGGTAAAAACTACAGCACGGCAAGGATCATAGAGAGATGTAGTCTGCAGCAGAACTTCTCAAAAAACCAAACTATTTCCACTTCTGATAATTCATTATTATCCCTGAAAAAAGACAGTTCGATACAGCCTGAGTTCAATCATATTGATCATCAAAGGCAACCCTTTATGAACATCGATGAAAGTAAACTTTTAGACATTTTATTACTGCCGACCTCATCTACTGACTACCTACCACATGCCTTAAAAGGAAATAAAAAGAAAAGAAGAAAACGTTTACGAGCTAACCTATAA
- a CDS encoding plasmid mobilization protein — MKEEKNNRTKWVHLRLTEAEFKQLHRQFYKTTCPKLSNYARKVLLGKPVVATYRNQSLDELMSEAILLRKELNNVGNNFNQAVKKLHTLYQLPEFRSWLETYETDRNQLLEKVETIKEQINKIAAQWLQS, encoded by the coding sequence ATGAAAGAGGAGAAAAATAACCGCACTAAATGGGTTCATCTGCGCCTGACGGAAGCAGAGTTCAAACAACTGCATAGACAGTTTTATAAAACAACTTGTCCCAAACTAAGTAACTATGCGCGCAAGGTTTTACTAGGCAAACCGGTGGTGGCAACTTATCGGAATCAGTCCCTGGATGAGCTAATGAGTGAAGCTATTTTACTTCGCAAGGAGCTTAATAATGTAGGTAATAATTTCAATCAAGCGGTAAAAAAACTACATACCCTATATCAGTTGCCTGAGTTCCGTTCATGGCTGGAAACTTATGAAACCGACCGAAACCAACTCCTTGAAAAGGTGGAAACAATCAAAGAACAGATCAATAAAATAGCTGCTCAATGGTTGCAATCATAA
- a CDS encoding JAB domain-containing protein yields the protein METLQDLSLHFKVAEIQLSYQSKIKFSELPKVTCSADAYKLLDSLWDKTKIDLLEEFKVMLLNKANKVLGVINLASGGVDATVADQRLIFAAALKANATAIILAHNHPSGRLVESAQDRNLTEKMVKAGEILNIAVLDHFIISSEGYFSFADKGLL from the coding sequence ATGGAAACGCTCCAAGACCTTTCGTTGCACTTTAAAGTTGCTGAGATTCAATTAAGCTATCAATCAAAAATCAAATTCTCTGAACTTCCTAAAGTAACCTGCTCTGCAGATGCTTATAAACTTCTGGACTCGCTTTGGGATAAAACCAAAATTGACTTGCTCGAAGAGTTTAAGGTGATGCTGCTGAACAAGGCCAATAAGGTACTCGGGGTTATCAATCTGGCAAGCGGTGGAGTTGATGCTACTGTTGCTGACCAACGTTTAATATTTGCGGCAGCATTAAAAGCCAATGCGACTGCAATTATTCTGGCCCATAACCATCCATCGGGCAGATTGGTGGAAAGCGCGCAGGATAGAAACCTGACTGAGAAAATGGTTAAGGCTGGAGAGATCCTGAACATTGCAGTTTTAGATCACTTTATTATTTCCAGCGAAGGTTATTTTTCTTTTGCTGATAAAGGACTTTTATAG
- a CDS encoding Crp/Fnr family transcriptional regulator produces MELLFQSLSAITPISTGYKKQLRQFVIEKHYSKHQLLIAEGDKLENVYFIKQGFAVGYFYNDGKRVTSSFWSEGQFLFTAFDFITREKSSTYIEFAEASTVISLPLKHLLELNSTFPEAKAIESFLVVEQQRVKDGRLIDFLTLKGLERYQKLMNTFPDLFQRIAQKYILSYLGITKETLSRYRTKKQKLKINLLILFNTIFLRGLEYSMEFI; encoded by the coding sequence ATGGAATTATTATTTCAATCCCTCTCGGCTATTACTCCTATTTCGACTGGCTATAAAAAGCAGCTTCGTCAATTTGTTATTGAAAAGCATTACTCAAAACATCAATTGTTAATTGCGGAGGGTGACAAGCTTGAAAATGTCTATTTTATTAAACAAGGTTTCGCTGTCGGCTATTTTTATAATGATGGAAAAAGAGTTACCTCTTCTTTTTGGAGTGAAGGACAGTTCCTGTTTACTGCATTTGATTTTATCACACGGGAGAAATCCTCTACTTACATCGAATTTGCTGAAGCAAGTACGGTAATTTCATTACCTCTCAAACATTTATTGGAGCTAAATAGTACATTCCCGGAAGCAAAAGCTATTGAAAGTTTTCTGGTAGTGGAACAACAAAGGGTCAAGGATGGCAGGCTAATCGATTTTCTAACGCTTAAAGGTTTGGAAAGATACCAGAAGTTAATGAATACTTTTCCTGATCTCTTTCAAAGAATAGCTCAAAAATATATCTTATCTTACTTGGGTATTACTAAAGAAACATTGAGCAGATACCGGACTAAAAAACAGAAACTGAAAATTAACCTTCTGATTCTCTTTAATACGATTTTTTTAAGGGGATTGGAGTATTCAATGGAGTTCATTTGA
- a CDS encoding thermonuclease family protein, whose translation MRKAYTYSMAAKKFTSDLVFGKEIQVKITDRYGRSIGIVYLFKEF comes from the coding sequence ATGCGGAAAGCTTACACTTACAGTATGGCAGCAAAGAAGTTTACAAGTGATTTGGTTTTTGGAAAAGAAATTCAAGTTAAAATTACTGATCGTTATGGCCGTAGTATTGGAATTGTCTATTTATTTAAAGAATTCTGA
- a CDS encoding MAE_28990/MAE_18760 family HEPN-like nuclease, producing MMRYEEFEKLLDEDLAWRKVEISSLIMVAKNNSEEVILKSILLLLYAHWEGYIKNSSKLYIKYISDKNLKIGTLLGNFKAVALKNDISKCIDTKESLTLSSELAFLEQFLKIEQRNFNIKINLNDEFDSEIINTKSNLSPKVFKSIISIIGLNYKGAIKTREKYIDSNLLGNRNCIGHGSKFDKSNQVDFSLTLKDIEKLKDIIFSIIDNFRDEILEYINKEYFLESNKDKLTQFETAQEAHLENIIKSIEDSYK from the coding sequence ATGATGAGATATGAAGAATTTGAAAAGCTTCTGGATGAGGATTTGGCTTGGAGAAAGGTAGAAATATCATCTCTTATAATGGTTGCAAAAAATAATTCTGAAGAAGTTATACTTAAATCTATTCTTCTCCTTTTGTATGCCCATTGGGAGGGTTATATTAAAAACAGTAGTAAGCTTTACATTAAATACATCTCCGATAAAAACCTAAAAATCGGAACTCTTTTAGGTAATTTTAAAGCGGTGGCCTTAAAAAACGATATAAGTAAGTGCATTGACACAAAAGAAAGCCTAACCCTTTCATCTGAATTAGCTTTTTTGGAGCAATTTTTAAAAATTGAACAAAGAAACTTTAACATAAAAATAAATCTAAACGATGAGTTTGATAGTGAAATTATTAATACAAAATCAAACTTGAGTCCTAAAGTTTTTAAAAGTATTATTTCAATTATAGGATTAAATTATAAAGGTGCGATCAAAACAAGGGAAAAGTATATTGATAGTAATTTATTAGGAAACAGAAATTGTATTGGTCATGGTAGCAAGTTCGATAAATCCAATCAAGTCGATTTTTCCCTAACATTAAAGGACATTGAAAAACTTAAAGATATTATCTTTTCGATTATAGATAATTTTAGGGATGAAATATTAGAATACATTAATAAAGAGTATTTTCTTGAATCAAACAAGGACAAACTAACCCAGTTCGAAACTGCTCAAGAGGCTCATTTAGAAAATATCATTAAATCTATTGAAGATTCATATAAATAA